The following coding sequences are from one Ornithodoros turicata isolate Travis chromosome 1, ASM3712646v1, whole genome shotgun sequence window:
- the LOC135378003 gene encoding ankyrin repeat domain-containing protein 11-like, with the protein MRKNLPQNQTQKGVEKPTSPRLTLRFQSIRSRDEKSSSRAHDLAPSASTASPKYQSYCVTMEARGDVYDLNGKKDELPTSTTSSALHDDSTAEVVSSSSPHCAAESSSEATDTHETSSMTANGSAPDLHSDETATEESTRKRRRSSNDSSNGGSSAPASKQRSRGDKGHPRGPEMDSNVPKKRGGTSSSDTESAQSEVENDADQVAMQAESSNGGSGQVTAGSSPKVPPLKIVLPPSSGGNLEAVEIAGTSGGKERKVSSAKQALPYVVSTAESVDGSPESSGEPAEKERRREETTAERCQRVTRSSHRAALGHDEDGVSEEGHNTSDVHPRKRKLRTREEHSSNATPSSVAVPQQVQHQGEEAAQPAMNGYQLFLNIRRQVQKRRHSMFIVHPKPPQGFKDYLLNRGSYVLEGNPSSRLSVPIIPPPQSLTGTMKDLFVEQESERYKLRLQHLIEREKLVLSAEQEILRVHGRAARAIQNQAVPLSACSILRDEEIYNVLEPEQLCTRSPEFIADKKEDRDKNVRSRYNGRLFLSWLQDVDDKWEKIKESMLLRHHNEAESLHAVQKLDWEWKMKELGLCDVRTAPVIDDICVPMVHVSDDFDLLPA; encoded by the exons ATGAGAAAGAATCTGCCACAGAACCAGACGCAGAAAG GAGTTGAGAAACCAACATCACCCCGCCTGACACTGCGCTTTCAGTCCATCCGGTCAAGGGATGAGAAGAGCTCATCCAGAGCCCATGACCTCGCCCCATCTGCCAGCACTGCCTCGCCCAAGTACCAGTCCTACTGTGTTACCATGGAGGCACGTGGAGATGTGTATGACTTGAATGGGAAGAAAGATGAACTACCCACTTCCACAACATCCTCTGCATTGCATGATGATTCAACCGCCGAAGTAGTCTCCTCAAGCAGCCCACATTGTGCAGCAGAATCTAGTTCTGAAGCCACAGACACTCACGAAACATCAAGCATGACTGCAAATGGCTCTGCTCCCGATCTTCATTCCGATGAAACAGCCACCGAGGAATCGACGAGGAAGCGTCGTCGAAGCAGTAACGACAGCAGCAATGGTGGTTCATCAGCTCCAGCTAGTAAACAACGTTCTCGTGGTGATAAAGGGCATCCACGAGGGCCAGAAATGGACTCGAATGTTCCAAAGAAACGTGGGGGCACCTCCAGCTCAGACACAGAGAGTGCACAGAGCGAGGTGGAAAATGATGCTGACCAGGTTGCCATGCAAGCAGAATCATCCAATGGAGGAAGTGGTCAGGTTACTGCCGGTAGCTCACCAAAAGTTCCTCCACTGAAGATAGTCCTTCCACCCAGTAGTGGTGGCAATTTAGAAGCTGTAGAGATAGCTGGCACAAGTGGTGGAAAAGAACGAAAAGTGTCTTCTGCAAAGCAGGCACTTCCGTATGTTGTAAGCACGGCTGAATCTGTGGATGGTTCACCTGAGAGCAGCGGAGAGCCGGctgagaaagagaggaggagagaGGAAACCACCGCTGAGCGGTGCCAACGAGTGACACGCAGCAGCCATCGTGCAGCACTTGGTCACGACGAAGATGGGGTGAGCGAAGAAGGACATAATACTTCGGATGTGCACCCTCGCAAACGGAAGCTGAGAACAAGAGAGGAGCACAGCAGCAATGCTACTCCCAGCAGTGTGGCAGTACCACAGCAGGTTCAGCATCAAGGGGAGGAGGCTGCGCAGCCAGCAATGAACGGCTACCAACTATTTCTGAACATCCGGCGTCAGGTGCAAAAACGCAGACACTCCATGTTTATTGTGCACCCGAAGCCACCCCAAGGTTTCAAGGATTATTTGCTCAACAGGGGTTCTTACGTACTCGAAGGCAATCCTTCTTCACGTCTCTCTGTGCCCATA ATTCCACCACCTCAGTCACTGACTGGCACCATGAAGGATCTATTTGTGGAACAGGAAAGTGAACGTTATAAGCTTAGGTTACAGCATCTCATTGAAAGA GAGAAATTGGTCCTTTCTGCTGAACAAGAGATACTGAGAGTACATGGCAGAGCAGCTCGTGCTATTCAGAACCAAGCAGTACCCTTGTCTGCCTGTAGTATTCTTCGAGACGAAGAGATATATAACGTTCTAGAACCTGAACAG CTCTGTACAAGAAGCCCAGAGTTTATAGCTGATAAAAAG GAAGACAGAGACAAAAACGTTCGTTCAAGGTATAATGGTCGTCTCTTTTTGTCCTGGCTTCAAGATGTGGATGACAAATGGGAGAAGATAAAG GAAAGCATGCTTCTTCGACACCACAATGAAGCGGAGTCCTTGCATGCAGTACAAAAGCTAGATTGGGAATGGAAGATGAAAGAGCTCGGTCTCTGCGATGTACGCACGGCACCTGTTATTGACGACATCTGCGTGCCCATGGTGCACGTTAGTGACGACTTCGACCTTTTACCAGCATGA